From Proteiniborus ethanoligenes, a single genomic window includes:
- a CDS encoding (2Fe-2S)-binding protein: MRIEEHPILEFSRGKKINFTFNGNQLEGYEGETIAAALHAAGIKVLGKSLFKHRPRGFYCAIGNCSSCIMIVNGEPNVRTCITELKEGMSVEIQEGKGVIDYEIR, from the coding sequence GTGAGGATTGAGGAGCATCCCATTTTGGAATTTAGTAGAGGTAAAAAAATTAACTTTACTTTTAACGGTAATCAGTTAGAGGGCTATGAAGGTGAAACCATTGCTGCTGCATTACATGCAGCAGGGATAAAAGTATTAGGTAAAAGCCTATTTAAACACAGGCCTAGAGGATTTTATTGTGCTATTGGAAATTGCTCTTCTTGCATTATGATTGTAAATGGAGAACCAAATGTACGAACATGCATTACTGAGCTTAAAGAAGGCATGTCAGTTGAAATCCAAGAAGGCAAGGGGGTTATTGATTATGAAATACGTTGA
- a CDS encoding NAD(P)/FAD-dependent oxidoreductase — protein sequence MKYVDIAIIGGGPAGLCAAISAASSGAKVLLIDRNKNLGGQLIKQTHMFFGSEKQYASKRGVEISKILLNDLMTYKSNIEIMTDATVLGLYEDGVLTIDYNHNYIKVKPSATIMATGASEKVLAFPNNDLPGIYGAGAVQTLMNVYGIKPGKKVLMVGAGNIGLIVSYQLMQAGVEVAAIIDASSKIGGYLVHASKIRRMGVPILTGYTVKEAIGNDYLEKAVIWKLDHEWKPIEGTEIEFSVDVMCISVGLTPLTELIMQAGCKTKYIPELGGLVPIRDEDYQTTKQGIYVAGDVSGVEEASSAMVEGYLAGLCASKNIGNKHENYIELKRDYILQLDSLRSGTAGEKIRTGISKVVREVI from the coding sequence ATGAAATACGTTGATATAGCAATAATAGGAGGTGGGCCTGCAGGCTTATGTGCAGCCATTAGTGCTGCATCTAGTGGCGCAAAGGTACTTTTAATTGATAGGAATAAAAATTTAGGTGGGCAATTAATTAAGCAGACCCATATGTTTTTTGGTTCAGAAAAACAATATGCATCTAAAAGAGGAGTAGAGATATCCAAAATTTTACTAAATGATTTAATGACATATAAAAGTAATATTGAGATAATGACTGATGCCACAGTACTAGGCTTATATGAAGATGGAGTATTAACTATAGATTATAATCATAATTATATAAAGGTAAAACCTAGTGCTACTATAATGGCTACAGGTGCTAGCGAAAAAGTTTTAGCCTTTCCTAATAATGATCTTCCAGGTATATATGGTGCTGGTGCTGTTCAAACTCTCATGAACGTGTATGGAATAAAGCCTGGAAAAAAGGTATTGATGGTTGGAGCAGGCAATATTGGACTTATAGTAAGTTATCAGCTTATGCAGGCTGGTGTAGAAGTAGCAGCCATAATTGATGCTTCTTCAAAAATTGGCGGATATCTTGTGCACGCATCTAAAATAAGAAGAATGGGAGTTCCTATATTAACAGGATATACTGTAAAAGAAGCAATAGGAAATGACTATCTAGAAAAAGCAGTAATATGGAAATTAGATCATGAATGGAAACCAATAGAAGGCACGGAAATAGAATTTAGTGTTGATGTTATGTGTATCTCTGTAGGACTTACCCCTCTAACAGAATTAATTATGCAAGCAGGCTGTAAAACGAAATACATACCAGAGTTAGGTGGGCTAGTGCCAATTAGAGATGAAGATTATCAAACAACAAAGCAAGGTATCTATGTAGCAGGTGACGTGTCAGGTGTTGAAGAAGCTAGTAGTGCAATGGTTGAAGGATATTTAGCTGGATTATGTGCTTCAAAAAATATCGGCAATAAGCATGAAAACTATATTGAATTAAAAAGAGATTATATTTTACAGCTTGACTCTTTACGCTCAGGCACAGCAGGAGAAAAAATAAGAACAGGAATAAGCAAAGTTGTAAGAGAGGTGATATAG
- a CDS encoding 4Fe-4S binding protein: MIEFTGVPTRNLIENAFPSIERINKGPIAIIECFQHIPCNPCSTSCIRKAMNPMYDINDLPSLNEEECNGCSICVGKCPGLAIMVVDGSYSNKEVLFKIPFEFLPLPNKGDIVKGLDREGKYITDVKVADVRRPKFFDKTAIIDIVVNREFLYEFRNIRLGD; this comes from the coding sequence ATGATTGAGTTTACAGGAGTGCCGACTAGGAATTTGATTGAAAATGCATTTCCAAGCATAGAAAGAATAAACAAAGGACCGATTGCTATAATAGAATGCTTTCAGCATATTCCTTGTAATCCATGTTCTACTTCTTGTATTAGGAAGGCTATGAATCCAATGTACGATATCAATGACTTACCTTCACTTAATGAAGAAGAATGTAATGGATGTAGTATATGTGTAGGAAAATGCCCAGGGTTAGCAATCATGGTTGTAGATGGAAGTTATTCAAATAAGGAGGTTTTATTTAAAATACCCTTTGAATTTTTGCCTCTTCCTAATAAAGGAGATATTGTAAAAGGCTTAGACAGAGAAGGTAAATATATTACAGATGTTAAGGTAGCTGATGTACGAAGGCCAAAATTTTTTGATAAAACAGCTATTATTGATATAGTAGTTAATAGAGAGTTTTTATATGAGTTTAGAAATATAAGATTGGGGGACTAA
- a CDS encoding (2Fe-2S)-binding protein → MSNETIICRCSDITLEEIRQLIQEGYRTVDEIKRISRAGMGPCQGRTCSQLILREIANYTGRSIAELEVSVSRPPVTGIKLKQIVSGGGAYD, encoded by the coding sequence ATGAGTAATGAAACAATAATTTGTAGATGCTCAGACATAACTTTAGAAGAAATTAGACAATTAATTCAAGAAGGATATAGAACAGTTGATGAAATAAAAAGAATTTCTAGAGCTGGTATGGGACCCTGCCAGGGAAGAACCTGTAGCCAACTTATATTGCGAGAAATTGCAAACTATACTGGGAGAAGCATAGCCGAATTAGAAGTTAGTGTAAGTAGACCTCCTGTTACAGGAATAAAGCTAAAACAAATTGTATCAGGAGGTGGAGCTTATGATTAA
- a CDS encoding NAD(P)/FAD-dependent oxidoreductase: protein MIKTADVVIIGGGISGCSIAYNLAKKGVKNIVLLEKNYIASGATGRCGAGVRQQWGTEMNCLLAMESINFFEKANEELEYDGDIEFKQGGYLIVSSTEKEDAQFKKNVELQKSLGIPVEYLTPKEAAEIVPYLNTEIIKSATFCQKDGHLNPFLTTDAYAKAAKRLGVNIYTFTEVIGIKAKNGKIEGVITNKGEILTNIVVNASGGYSKKIADMVNIDIPVYSERHQILVTEPVEPMQEPMVMSFSLNIYCQQTPHGSFIMGRGDEDEPKDLRTTSSWQFLDEMAKTTTKLLPPIGELRVIRQWAGLYNMTPDKHPIYGPVKNLEGFYLAIGFSGHGFMLGPMTGLLVSQQILGEKTTIDISKLNLDRFEKGELVFEPSVV from the coding sequence ATGATTAAAACTGCTGATGTAGTAATTATAGGTGGAGGAATATCAGGATGTTCAATAGCATATAATTTAGCTAAAAAAGGGGTCAAGAATATTGTATTACTTGAGAAAAACTATATAGCAAGTGGGGCCACAGGAAGATGTGGAGCAGGTGTAAGACAACAGTGGGGAACTGAAATGAATTGTCTTTTAGCCATGGAAAGCATAAATTTTTTTGAAAAAGCAAATGAAGAACTAGAATATGATGGTGATATTGAATTTAAGCAAGGAGGATATTTAATAGTTTCATCTACAGAAAAAGAGGATGCTCAATTTAAAAAGAATGTTGAGCTTCAAAAGTCATTAGGCATACCGGTAGAATATCTAACTCCAAAGGAAGCTGCTGAAATAGTTCCTTATTTAAATACTGAAATAATTAAAAGTGCAACATTCTGTCAAAAGGATGGTCATTTAAATCCTTTTTTAACTACAGATGCTTATGCAAAGGCTGCTAAGAGATTAGGTGTTAATATATATACATTTACAGAAGTCATAGGAATCAAAGCAAAAAACGGAAAAATAGAAGGAGTTATTACTAACAAAGGCGAAATATTAACTAATATAGTAGTTAATGCTTCAGGAGGCTATTCTAAGAAAATAGCGGATATGGTCAATATAGACATACCTGTATATTCAGAAAGACACCAAATACTAGTAACTGAGCCTGTAGAACCAATGCAAGAACCTATGGTTATGTCTTTTTCCTTAAATATTTATTGTCAGCAAACGCCACATGGGTCATTTATTATGGGCAGGGGGGATGAGGATGAACCTAAGGATTTAAGAACAACATCAAGCTGGCAATTCTTAGATGAAATGGCCAAAACGACTACTAAGCTCTTGCCTCCTATTGGTGAGCTTAGAGTTATAAGGCAATGGGCAGGGTTATATAATATGACCCCTGATAAGCATCCTATCTATGGTCCAGTAAAAAACTTAGAAGGCTTTTATCTTGCTATAGGCTTTAGTGGACATGGCTTTATGCTTGGACCTATGACTGGATTATTAGTTTCGCAACAAATATTAGGAGAGAAAACTACAATCGATATTAGTAAGCTTAATCTTGATAGATTTGAAAAAGGTGAGCTTGTATTTGAACCCTCTGTGGTTTAA
- a CDS encoding 4Fe-4S binding protein — MKVLAKIEERCIGCHLCEETCSQAYFKEKNLKKASLKVTEIVDGNNEIITCTQCGECIDICPVEAIYRDNRGIVRIRKDICVGCLMCVGFCNEGAMFYHDELTEPFKCISCGLCVKKCPANAIYIEDISM, encoded by the coding sequence TTGAAGGTTTTAGCAAAAATAGAAGAGCGTTGTATAGGATGTCATCTGTGTGAAGAAACTTGTTCTCAGGCATACTTTAAAGAAAAAAATTTGAAAAAAGCTTCATTAAAAGTAACTGAAATAGTTGATGGGAATAATGAAATAATTACTTGTACTCAATGTGGAGAATGTATTGATATCTGCCCAGTAGAGGCCATTTATAGGGATAATAGAGGAATTGTTAGAATAAGAAAAGATATCTGTGTAGGCTGTCTAATGTGTGTAGGATTTTGTAATGAAGGAGCTATGTTCTATCACGATGAGCTTACAGAGCCTTTTAAATGCATATCTTGTGGATTATGTGTTAAAAAATGCCCTGCAAATGCAATTTATATAGAAGATATATCAATGTAA
- a CDS encoding aldehyde ferredoxin oxidoreductase family protein — protein sequence MTIDALRESRRLLKEYKYELGKIEKGYANRSLYINLSDNEISSMPVTEMMKEKLIGGKGFGLWYLWDSVGPETKWTDPENAIVIASGPIGGITQYPGAGKSLVVTISPLTGIPIDSNVGGYFGPLLKFAGWDALKVQGKAENDVVVYIDGNEGIVRIEEAPLEAIDAHVLGEQLTEMYADSEEDKRNIAVVTAGTAAENTLIGLLNFTFYDVRRKVTRLKQAGRGGIGTVFRDKNIKALVVKFNGVKGDLNNPADQAKINRTGLRLHREINRFDDEQCRMRQVGTANIIEVMDEYDLLPVHNYKYGSHKDTYKIASNVFRDNYLTQGKPDGCWYGCSLSCAKAADGYELKTGPYKGDKVTIDGPEYETAAGVGANCGIFDPEYILECNFYCDTYGIDTISFATITAFLMECYENGIIDKDITGGLELTFGNKDAAMELLHQMSRGEGFGKLAGLGIRKLKKIFVEEYGADKDFLEDIGMEQKGLEYSEYLPKESLAQQGGYGLTNKGPQHDEAWLIFMDMVNNQIPTFEDKAEALHYFPMFRTWFGLMGLCKLPWNDIVPASNFSADEPAKIPEHVQNYVDLYNAMTGNNINKEELIVQSERVYNFQRIFNIRMGYGKRENDKVPYRSVGPVTVEEYESRKERYDNQLREKLNYDPTGKFTEEKIKILRAYREEQYEKLIDAVYKRRGWTMDGIPTIEKLKEIKMDLPELIEVVEKHL from the coding sequence TTGACGATAGATGCACTAAGAGAGAGTCGAAGATTGCTTAAAGAATATAAATATGAGCTTGGTAAAATTGAAAAAGGTTATGCGAATAGAAGCTTGTATATAAACTTATCGGACAATGAAATTAGTTCTATGCCAGTTACAGAGATGATGAAAGAAAAACTTATAGGTGGGAAAGGATTTGGACTATGGTATCTATGGGATAGTGTTGGTCCAGAGACAAAATGGACAGATCCAGAAAATGCAATAGTGATTGCTAGCGGTCCTATAGGAGGAATTACTCAATATCCAGGTGCAGGTAAGTCTTTGGTAGTTACTATATCGCCACTTACTGGAATACCTATAGATAGTAATGTAGGTGGATATTTTGGACCACTATTAAAATTTGCTGGTTGGGATGCTTTAAAGGTACAGGGAAAGGCAGAAAATGATGTAGTAGTGTATATTGATGGAAACGAGGGCATTGTAAGAATAGAGGAAGCTCCACTAGAAGCTATAGATGCACATGTATTAGGGGAACAGCTAACAGAAATGTATGCTGATTCCGAGGAGGATAAAAGAAACATAGCTGTTGTAACTGCAGGAACAGCAGCGGAAAATACTTTAATAGGATTATTAAACTTTACTTTTTATGATGTAAGAAGAAAAGTAACAAGACTTAAACAGGCAGGTAGAGGTGGAATAGGTACAGTATTTAGAGATAAGAATATTAAGGCTTTAGTAGTAAAGTTTAATGGAGTTAAAGGTGATTTAAATAACCCTGCAGATCAAGCTAAAATTAACAGAACCGGATTAAGACTTCATAGAGAAATAAATCGATTTGATGATGAGCAGTGCAGAATGAGACAGGTAGGGACAGCTAATATAATTGAGGTAATGGATGAATATGATCTATTGCCTGTTCACAATTATAAATACGGAAGCCATAAAGATACTTATAAAATTGCTTCTAATGTATTTAGAGATAATTATTTAACACAAGGTAAACCTGATGGTTGTTGGTATGGCTGCTCCTTATCATGTGCTAAAGCAGCAGATGGCTATGAATTAAAAACAGGACCATATAAAGGGGATAAGGTTACAATTGATGGTCCAGAGTATGAGACGGCAGCAGGCGTAGGTGCTAACTGTGGCATCTTTGACCCTGAATATATATTAGAATGTAATTTTTATTGTGATACATATGGTATTGATACTATTTCATTTGCTACAATAACAGCTTTTTTGATGGAATGCTACGAAAATGGAATAATTGATAAAGATATTACTGGTGGCTTAGAACTAACTTTTGGCAATAAGGATGCTGCAATGGAACTTCTTCATCAAATGTCTAGGGGAGAAGGTTTTGGTAAATTAGCAGGATTAGGCATTAGAAAACTTAAAAAGATATTTGTTGAAGAGTACGGTGCAGACAAAGATTTCCTGGAGGATATTGGTATGGAACAGAAGGGACTTGAGTATTCTGAGTACCTGCCTAAAGAATCTCTTGCACAGCAGGGAGGTTATGGATTAACAAATAAAGGTCCTCAGCATGACGAAGCTTGGTTAATATTTATGGATATGGTCAACAATCAAATACCAACTTTTGAAGATAAAGCTGAAGCATTACATTATTTCCCTATGTTTAGAACCTGGTTTGGTCTCATGGGGTTGTGTAAGCTACCATGGAATGATATTGTACCTGCTAGTAATTTTTCTGCTGATGAGCCTGCTAAAATACCTGAGCATGTACAAAACTATGTAGATTTGTACAATGCTATGACTGGTAATAATATTAATAAGGAAGAGTTAATAGTACAATCAGAAAGAGTGTACAATTTTCAAAGGATTTTTAATATAAGGATGGGTTATGGTAAACGAGAAAACGATAAAGTCCCATACCGTTCTGTAGGCCCTGTAACAGTTGAAGAATATGAATCAAGGAAAGAAAGATATGATAACCAGCTTAGGGAGAAATTAAATTATGATCCAACTGGAAAGTTCACTGAAGAGAAAATTAAAATTCTTAGGGCCTATAGAGAAGAACAATATGAAAAACTAATAGACGCAGTATATAAAAGAAGAGGTTGGACAATGGATGGCATACCTACTATAGAAAAATTAAAGGAAATAAAAATGGACTTACCAGAATTAATAGAGGTGGTAGAAAAGCATCTCTAA
- the thiS gene encoding sulfur carrier protein ThiS, translated as MILINGKEHEWKEHLTVQEILDMKKYTFPKIIVKVNGKLIPKQEYANVLINDGDEIQVIHLLAGG; from the coding sequence ATGATTTTAATAAATGGTAAGGAGCATGAATGGAAAGAGCATTTAACTGTACAGGAAATTCTTGATATGAAGAAATATACTTTTCCTAAGATTATTGTAAAGGTAAATGGCAAATTAATACCTAAGCAAGAATATGCAAATGTCTTAATAAATGATGGAGATGAAATACAGGTCATTCATTTATTAGCTGGAGGTTAA
- a CDS encoding tyrosine recombinase XerC yields the protein MDNLPIILEDFLNYIETIKGKSENTTKEYFFDLRTLFRFLKLRYKLVDKSIPFDEINISDVDESIIQRVTLQDLYAFISFVDKDRNNKNHAKARKVASIRSFFKYLNTKVKIIDNNPALDLESPKTNVRHPVYLSLEEAENLLDSIDGTYKERDYAIIVLFLNCGLRLSELVSIDIDKIKGDTLTVVGKGNKERTIYLNDACIKAIEDYLLVRPTEGVKTPNALFLSNRKSRISNKTVQYLVKKYIKDAGLDTEIYSTHKLRHTAATLMYKYGNVDIRALQQILGHENVSTTQIYTHIDDERLRKAVKSNPLSNKIREQQDNDSK from the coding sequence ATGGATAATCTACCAATAATATTAGAAGATTTTTTAAACTACATAGAAACCATCAAAGGAAAATCTGAAAACACAACAAAAGAGTATTTTTTTGATTTACGTACCCTCTTTCGGTTTTTAAAGCTCAGATATAAATTAGTTGATAAAAGTATTCCCTTTGACGAAATAAATATATCTGATGTAGATGAAAGTATAATTCAAAGAGTCACATTACAAGACCTATATGCATTTATATCTTTTGTTGATAAGGATCGTAACAACAAAAATCATGCTAAGGCTCGGAAAGTTGCTAGTATAAGGTCTTTCTTTAAGTATTTGAATACAAAGGTTAAAATTATTGATAATAATCCTGCCCTAGATTTAGAATCACCAAAAACAAATGTTAGACATCCTGTTTATCTTTCGCTAGAGGAAGCAGAAAACCTGCTAGATTCAATAGATGGAACCTATAAAGAACGAGATTATGCTATTATTGTACTGTTCTTAAATTGTGGTCTAAGACTTTCAGAGTTGGTTAGTATAGATATTGACAAGATCAAAGGAGATACTTTAACTGTTGTAGGTAAAGGAAACAAGGAACGAACAATTTACTTGAATGATGCATGTATAAAAGCTATCGAGGATTATTTATTAGTAAGACCTACAGAAGGAGTAAAAACACCAAACGCCTTGTTTTTAAGCAATAGGAAAAGCAGAATTAGCAATAAAACTGTACAATATTTAGTAAAAAAATATATTAAAGATGCTGGTTTAGATACTGAGATTTATTCTACACATAAGCTAAGACATACTGCAGCAACTCTTATGTATAAGTATGGGAATGTTGATATTAGGGCCTTACAACAAATTTTAGGTCACGAAAATGTATCTACAACTCAAATATATACTCACATTGACGATGAAAGATTAAGAAAAGCCGTAAAAAGCAATCCCCTATCCAATAAAATACGTGAACAGCAGGATAATGATAGTAAGTAA
- a CDS encoding LysM peptidoglycan-binding domain-containing protein produces the protein MKRKRIRIANKKRFTIFLSLVFCIITILTSNISKISLAYSSNNNNYKEMAIISGDTLWEIAKRNNPYNQDVRKIVYEIMEFNNMKTAEIKAGSVIKIPTY, from the coding sequence ATGAAACGTAAAAGAATTAGAATAGCAAATAAAAAAAGATTTACTATTTTTTTATCCTTGGTATTTTGCATTATAACTATTTTAACAAGCAATATATCTAAAATAAGTTTAGCTTATAGTTCAAATAATAATAACTACAAAGAAATGGCCATAATTTCTGGTGATACGCTTTGGGAAATAGCTAAAAGAAATAATCCCTATAATCAAGATGTCCGAAAGATTGTCTATGAAATAATGGAATTCAATAATATGAAAACAGCAGAAATAAAAGCAGGCAGTGTTATAAAAATTCCTACATACTAA
- the lexA gene encoding transcriptional repressor LexA — protein MYEDLSSVQLKILEFIKSEIYSKGYPPAVREICKAVNLKSTSTVHGHLEKIEKKGYIRRDPTKPRAIEILDRVDNIIPFPRKEIINVPIVGKVTAGEPILAVENIEDSFPLPIDFVEKESVFMLKVRGDSMIEAGILDGDFVLVRQQNTAYNGDIVVALLDDEATIKRFFKEKDHIRLQPENQFMEPIITRNVSILGKVTGVFRKIK, from the coding sequence ATGTATGAAGACTTATCGTCGGTTCAGTTAAAAATACTTGAGTTCATAAAAAGTGAAATATATTCTAAAGGATATCCTCCTGCAGTAAGAGAAATTTGTAAGGCTGTCAACTTAAAATCAACCTCTACTGTTCACGGGCATCTTGAAAAAATTGAAAAGAAAGGCTATATAAGGAGAGATCCTACTAAGCCTAGAGCGATTGAAATTTTAGATAGAGTTGACAATATTATTCCATTTCCAAGAAAGGAAATAATAAATGTACCTATAGTTGGCAAAGTTACTGCTGGGGAACCTATATTAGCTGTAGAAAATATTGAAGATTCATTTCCTTTACCTATTGACTTTGTAGAAAAAGAATCTGTTTTTATGTTAAAAGTTAGAGGAGATAGCATGATTGAAGCTGGCATTTTAGATGGAGATTTTGTGCTAGTTAGACAGCAAAACACTGCATATAATGGTGATATAGTAGTTGCTCTTTTAGACGATGAAGCAACTATAAAAAGATTCTTTAAAGAAAAAGACCATATAAGGCTACAGCCTGAAAATCAATTTATGGAACCTATCATAACAAGAAATGTATCGATTCTAGGTAAAGTAACAGGAGTATTTCGTAAGATAAAGTAA